In bacterium, the sequence TGTGTCGGTAAAAATCTCCCTTAGAGAATCTGCTTTATAAAGGTCGTAAAGATTAAACCTGGATGAAGTAATAGCAGCAACCCCTGTGAATGTTGAATCAGAATTCCATTTAATATTTGAAAAAAGGTTTTCAATTGCAAGGCCTAATGTGAATTTGGGTGTTAATTCAACGGAAGAACCAAGGGAGAGAGAGAAGCCATAACCACTGGGCTTATATATCTCCCCGACACTAAAATTCCTCATGTCATAAACATAATCCGGTGTTGAATACATAAATTCAACGGTATCTTTTACCTCAATAGCAGTATCTGCAACTTCCACTTTTCCAGTTCTTGATGTAATCTTTGCATATGCCTGTCCAAGGATGTAAGAACCTGAAAAACCAAAATGAACCTTTCTATTGGATATCCTTTCACTAAATCCAAAGCCAAGGGTGTGCTGAAGATATGATATTACCTCTGCCTGAAGGCTTGTAAAATCATAAGTTTTGTTAACCTGCACTCCGTAAAGGCCGATGCGGAATAAATCTCTTGGGATATTAACTTTAGCCGCTTCCACCGTCCTGCTGGCAACACCAATAGGGCCTATTGACAGCCCAATGGGCATTGCAGAAAGATACTGACTAAACTCAAAATTATCACCTATTTTCTCTAAAACATCTTGCTTAAATTCATCGGTTATCGTATCCATGGGTGCAAGCCTGTTATAAAAATCGAGGGAAATTAGATCGTTGTTAAATCCCGCGTGCAAATAAGGAAGCATAAGCACAAAAGATGGATTGTATTTTCCCGCTAAGTTTTGCGGGGAATGGAAAACGGAATATGGGCCAAAATGTCCGGTAGTTCCGTACCACTCTCCATTAAAGGAGATAATAGGATATGCCCAGGTTAAATTGACTAAAAAAAGCATTATAAAAAGCCTCTTCATTTTTATCCTCCTTTACTCTGAAAGCTTCTCAAAATCAAGGTATCCAACCACTCTCATATAGCCTTTGTACCTTATGTAGTCAACAGATCTAACAACAACGGGGTTTGGCATTTGAGGTATAATAATTGACTGGTGGATATAAATCGTATCCCTCGTAAGAAAATCTATTACATTTCTTGGAAGCTTTGCAGTAATAGCCCACGTTGTCTCTCCAATCGCAAAACCCTGATCATCTACAGTGGCGGGATTAAAATCTACATCAAACACCTTTGCACTGTCCGTTTTTTCTTTATTAAGTACCCACGTATTCACCAGTATTCCAACAGGAAGTCTATTTCCTCCAAACATAGAAAATTGAACGGTGTCAATCAGGCCTTTTTGAGCGGCCTCTATAATTGCGGAATCGACTTTAATTGAAATTTCGTCAAACACAAGTGTATCTCCCCTCAAATCGAGCGTAGAGGGAATCTTGTATCCCAAATAAAGAGTATCCGCTTGAACTGCGCCCAGGGAGCCTGTTCCTTTCAAATTAACGGAAAAGGGACCAATAGGGATATCACTAAGCGTTAAATTTATCACTGTATCTATAGGGCCAACAGAAGTAAAGGCAATATCCAAAGTATCTGAACGCTCTAATGTGCCTTCCTTGTAGTAGGAAAAGACAGCTTGCAGGTGAAAAGGACTTACCACATTGCCCTTTAGCTTTATGACTCCGGTAATTTCCATGACCCTTGAGGATACTGTAGTTTGTGAGCTATCGAGAATCTCAGGTAGGCCATGAGAAAAAGTTACGTTGAACGTGCTATCCACAGCCAGATAAGTGTTCGTAATTGTTGTATCCTCGGCGAAATATATCGTGTCACCACCGATCGTGAGAAATCTCGGATTATCATTCACGAAATCGGTCATCAAATAAGTCCTGTTCACCACGGGAAGGCTGACATCGAGTGGCAGCACTTTACTGCTGTTCCACTCCTCAATCTTCAGATTGCATCCGGCGATTAATATCGCCAACGCAAACAGCGGCAAAAGCCTCTTCATAAAAACCTCCTGCTTACAATAATTTTTCAAGCCCTCTTTCCTTTAAAATTGCCCTTAACTTTTTAATATTTTGAGCCTCACTCATTGGAATTACAAGCACTACATCATTGGTTGAGACCACTATGACATCCGAAAGCCCATAGGCTGCAATTAACGGTCCCCTTTGAATAAAAATAGAATTTTTACATTCCGAGACCACTGCTTCACCTGAGATAATATTCCCCTCTTCATCAGTATCTAAAACTTTAAAAAGAGATGGAAATGCCCCCAAGTCCTCCCAGAAAAATTCCCCTTCCACAACTGCTATGTTGTCAGCCTTTTCCATTATTGCATAATCCACTGAAATTTCAGGCGCTTTTTCATAAACTTTATCAAGTTCCTCAGGGATCTTGGATTCTTTCAAAACTTTGTAAAAATCTGGCATAAATTTCCTTACCGCTTCATCAAAGACATCCGTTTTCCATACAAACATACCTGCATTCCAGTAAAACTTCCCTGACGAGACATATTTCTCAGCCGTTTCTCTTTCAGGCTTCTCGTGAAACTTAATAGCCTTATATGACTTTTCGCCCAGTTTTTCACCCCTCTCAATATAACCGTAACCTGTTTCAGGTCTTGCAGGCTTAATTCCAATGGTAACGATGTAACC encodes:
- a CDS encoding mannose-1-phosphate guanylyltransferase, whose translation is MKFVAVVLCGGKGERFWPLSRNENPKQFLQIAGEGTLIEQTARRLKRVPECGEILLVSNAKFRQKLDSMFPGVFKILEPVGKNTAPACAVANEYVRRRYGEVIVGVFPSDHFIKEDDVFLKAIDEAVKLAQQGYIVTIGIKPARPETGYGYIERGEKLGEKSYKAIKFHEKPERETAEKYVSSGKFYWNAGMFVWKTDVFDEAVRKFMPDFYKVLKESKIPEELDKVYEKAPEISVDYAIMEKADNIAVVEGEFFWEDLGAFPSLFKVLDTDEEGNIISGEAVVSECKNSIFIQRGPLIAAYGLSDVIVVSTNDVVLVIPMSEAQNIKKLRAILKERGLEKLL